A genomic region of Anas platyrhynchos isolate ZD024472 breed Pekin duck chromosome 19, IASCAAS_PekinDuck_T2T, whole genome shotgun sequence contains the following coding sequences:
- the SLC26A11 gene encoding sodium-independent sulfate anion transporter isoform X5 translates to MSLLVSSYAFHDPVYAVLLAFLTGCIQLAMGLLHLGFLLDFISCPVIKGFTSAASITISFNQVKNILGLHGIPRQFFLQVYETLRRIGETRPGDAILGLVCLAALAGLRAMKSRLPPASHTEPLATRASYLIVWTCATARNALVVLFAGLVAYCFQLRGSQPLTLTGSIPQGLPPCRLPPFSKAEPNGTVPFGTMVEDMGVGLAVVPLMGLVETVAIAKAFASQNDYRIDPNQELLAMGFANVLGSFFSSYPVTGSFGRAGPCSPLCDVPLLLLGGAVRHCGRGAGLGGPAALLHRQAPAEGVGAGHAAGAAGEQPALPSHRASPGCHLQPRSDSSTLTALHHPGRPPHQQHRLHGGGGAGRAAAGAAQARHLAGLLQPAGPGSPSPAGCRPGRIPTFPQLGGGRAVQRSGAGGQRGSPLRQHQHQHQLAAAHGAHPVRQRSRVGLSQDHVSLPEQLFPMARRPCAGRAVPGSVGERWQGWGSDPEGSYRCPQESPPLHSRLAPSWEQLPF, encoded by the exons GCTTCCTGCTGGACTTCATCTCCTGCCCGGTCATAAAAGGCTTTACATCGGCTGCGTCCATCACCATTAGCTTCAACCAGGTCAAG AACATCCTGGGGCTGCACGGGATCCCTCGGCAGTTTTTCCTGCAGGTGTATGAAACGCTGAGGAGGATTGGGGAGACCAG GCCTGGGGATGCCATCCTGGGGCTGGTCTGCCTGGCAGCGCTCGCAGGGCTGCGGGCGATGAAGAGCCGCCTGCCCCCCGCCAGCCACACGGAGCCGCTGGCCACCAGGGCCAGCTACCTGATCGTCTGGACCTGTGCCACCG CACGCAACGCCCTCGTGGTCCTGTTTGCTGGCCTGGTGGCTTACTGCTTCCAGCTCAGGGGCTCCCAGCCGCTGACGCTCACCGGCAGCATCCCCCAAGGCCTCCCCCCCTGCCGGCTGCCGCCCTTCTCCAAGGCTGAGCCCAACGGCACCGTGCCCTTCGGGACGATGGTGGAG GACATGGGAGTCGGGCTGGCTGTGGTCCCGCTCATGGGCCTGGTGGAGACCGTTGCGATTGCCAAGGCTTTCG CCTCGCAGAACGACTACAGGATCGACCCCAATCAGGAGCTGCTGGCCATGG GCTTTGCCAACGTCCTGGGCTCCTTCTTCTCATCGTATCCCGTCACGGGAAGCTTTGGCCG GGCTGGACCTTGTTCCCCTCTGTGTGACGTTCCTCTTCTGCTTCTGGGAGGTGCAGTACGGCATTGTGGCCGGGGTGCTGGTCTCGGGGGTCCTGCTGCTCTACTCCATCGCCAGGCCCCCGCTGAAG GTGTCGGggcagggcacgctgctggtgcagctggggagcagcctgCACTTCCCAGCCATCGAGCATCTCCGGGATGTCATCTGCAGCCGCGCTCTGACAG cagcacCCTCACCGCGCTCCATCATCCTGGACGGCCACCGCATCAGCAGCATCGATTACACggtggtggtggggctggcagagctgctgcaggagctgcgcAAGCACGGCATCTCGCTGGccttctgcagcctgcag GACCAGGTTCTCcgagccctgctggctgcagacctGGAAGGATTCCGACATTTCCCCAGCTGGGAGGAGGCAG AGCGGTGCAGCGGAGCGgagccggggggcagcggggcagcCCCCTTcgacagcaccagcaccagcaccagctcgCTGCTGCCCACGGGGCTCATCCAGTGAGGCAGAGGAGCCGTGTGGGGCTTTCTCAGGACCACGTCTCCTTACCCGAGCAGCTGTTCCCGATGGCCCGGAGGCCCTGTGCaggcagggcagtgcctggcagCGTGGGGGAGAGATGGCAGGGGTGGGGGAGTGACCCAGAGGGTTCCTATCGCTGCCCCCAGGAGTCACCCCCCCTCCATTCCAGGCTGGCCCCGTCCTGGGAGCAGCTGCCTTTTTAA